In the genome of Fulvivirga maritima, one region contains:
- the nusA gene encoding transcription termination factor NusA codes for MDTGVLIESFADFAKQKNIDRPTMIRILEDVFRTMIRKKFETDENFDIIINADKGDLEIWRFREIVDDNSEDIWDHDKISLSKARKIEPDFEIGEEVAEEITLEDFGRRAVMTARQTLIQKVKDLEKDILFQKYKDLVGEIISGEVYQILSREVLLTDSEGNEISVPKNEQIPKDRFRKGDPVRAIVDRVEMINGNPKIILSRTSPVFLERLFESEVPEVYDGLITIKRVVREPGERAKVAVESYDDRIDPVGACVGMKGSRIHSIVRELQNENIDVINYTDNMELYIARALSPAKISSIKISEEDGRVSVYLKPDQVSLAIGKGGQNIKLASKLVGLEIDVFRELGDFEEEDVDIDEFVDEIEDWVLDELKRVGLDTAKSVLALSREELERRTDLEEETINNVMQVLKQEFE; via the coding sequence ATGGATACCGGTGTATTAATCGAGTCATTTGCAGATTTTGCAAAACAAAAAAATATAGATAGACCTACGATGATTCGTATTCTTGAAGACGTATTCAGGACTATGATCCGTAAGAAATTTGAGACTGATGAAAACTTTGACATCATTATCAATGCCGATAAAGGCGATTTAGAAATCTGGAGGTTTCGCGAAATTGTAGATGATAACAGTGAAGACATCTGGGATCACGACAAAATCAGCCTGAGCAAGGCCAGAAAAATAGAGCCTGATTTTGAAATAGGTGAAGAAGTAGCAGAAGAAATAACACTTGAAGATTTTGGTAGAAGAGCTGTAATGACGGCCCGTCAGACCTTAATCCAAAAAGTAAAAGATCTGGAAAAAGATATTCTTTTCCAGAAATATAAAGATTTAGTAGGTGAAATTATTTCAGGAGAAGTATATCAAATACTTAGCCGCGAAGTATTACTTACTGATAGTGAAGGTAATGAGATTTCAGTACCTAAAAATGAACAAATACCCAAAGACAGATTCCGCAAAGGAGATCCGGTGAGAGCCATAGTGGATAGGGTAGAGATGATTAACGGTAATCCAAAGATTATCCTTTCTCGTACCAGCCCTGTATTCCTTGAAAGACTGTTCGAAAGTGAAGTTCCCGAAGTATATGATGGCCTTATCACTATTAAAAGGGTGGTTAGAGAGCCAGGAGAGAGAGCAAAGGTGGCAGTAGAGTCTTATGATGACAGAATAGATCCTGTAGGTGCATGTGTAGGTATGAAAGGATCTCGTATCCATAGTATTGTAAGAGAGCTGCAAAACGAAAATATAGATGTTATCAATTATACTGATAACATGGAGTTGTATATTGCAAGAGCTTTGAGCCCTGCTAAAATATCAAGTATAAAAATTAGCGAAGAAGATGGTCGGGTATCAGTATACCTTAAACCTGATCAAGTATCTTTGGCTATTGGTAAAGGCGGGCAAAACATTAAGTTGGCGAGTAAGTTAGTAGGTTTAGAGATCGACGTATTCAGAGAGCTGGGAGATTTTGAAGAAGAAGATGTGGATATCGATGAATTCGTAGATGAAATTGAAGACTGGGTTTTAGACGAGCTTAAACGAGTTGGCCTTGACACAGCAAAGAGCGTATTGGCACTCTCCAG
- the rimP gene encoding ribosome maturation factor RimP, giving the protein MDLEKRVYEIAEKHLPDESIFMVDVVVKSNKGPKKVLVLIDGDEGVNIDTCADLSRLVGNEIEENNVIDDAYRLEVSSPGTDYPLKSIRQYKKNIGRQVKVYLQDTELLGVLKAADEDKVVLDKEVKKGKKKDLEEVEIPWSDIKKTIVQISFK; this is encoded by the coding sequence GGAAAAACGTGTATACGAAATAGCAGAGAAGCATTTACCCGATGAATCAATATTCATGGTGGATGTAGTGGTAAAGTCGAACAAAGGACCAAAGAAAGTTTTGGTGCTAATAGATGGAGACGAAGGAGTAAATATAGATACTTGTGCAGACCTAAGCAGGCTGGTCGGGAATGAAATTGAGGAAAATAATGTTATTGATGATGCTTACAGACTGGAAGTATCTTCTCCAGGAACAGATTACCCTTTAAAATCTATTAGGCAATACAAGAAAAACATAGGCAGACAAGTAAAAGTGTACCTGCAGGATACAGAATTGCTAGGAGTGCTTAAGGCTGCTGATGAGGACAAAGTGGTTCTCGACAAAGAAGTCAAAAAAGGGAAAAAGAAAGATTTGGAGGAGGTAGAAATACCGTGGTCAGATATTAAAAAAACAATAGTTCAGATTTCATTTAAATAA